Part of the Candidatus Binatus sp. genome is shown below.
GCGTCCAACAGATCGGCCAGTGCGTCGGCTTCCGGCTCACGAGTGAGAATAGCTACGATGGCAGAGGCATCGACGAACACCAGGTGTTCCCGCCTAGCTCGTCGTAGAAAGCCTTGTCCGCCTCGAGTCCGGTGGCCGGCCTGGCCAGCACTCTTTGCTGCAGCGGGCGAAGCCTTTCGCGCAGAGGCAGCGCCTCCTCGATGCGCCGCAGTTCATTCTCCAGGGCCATCTT
Proteins encoded:
- a CDS encoding type II toxin-antitoxin system VapB family antitoxin, with product MPLNIRNEAVNQLAKKLAVRKHLNKTEAVKMALENELRRIEEALPLRERLRPLQQRVLARPATGLEADKAFYDELGGNTWCSSMPLPS